In one window of Photobacterium leiognathi DNA:
- a CDS encoding dipeptide ABC transporter ATP-binding protein, with the protein MALLEVKNLRIEYPSRHGIHAAVKSLSFSIERGEIVGVVGESGAGKSTVGNAVIDLLSPPGQIASGDVYLDGTKISGLTPEQMRQVRGAKIGFIFQDPMTSLNPLFTVEQQLTETIVTNLKVTQQEAYKRALTLMEQVGIPQPELRIKQYPHQFSGGMRQRVVIAIALAGEPDLIIADEPTTALDVSIQDQILTLIRDLCVQKNVGCMLVTHDMGVVSNVTDRVAVMYRGDLVEFGTTEQVLHRPEHPYTQSLISAVPRSDIKLKRFPLVSYIEKAEETPPLDVKNHWLGQRQEQRDYSGALLNVENVSLRFITKDSLFESRREYVQANNDVSFQVFEGETFGLVGESGSGKSTIARVISGLYPPNEGKVTFEGIDLTSLKSESERRPLRRQMQMVFQNPYTSMNPRMRIFDIIAEPIRFHKLTENEAQTRQIVHDLLDHVGLGRAAGVKYPHEFSGGQRQRISIARALATRPRLLICDEPTSALDVSVQAQILNLLKDLQDELNLTMLFISHDLPVIRQMCDRIGVMQKGTLLEVAPTEQLFTSPQHAYSQHLISLMPEFKGISQNGLKSA; encoded by the coding sequence ATGGCTTTACTAGAAGTAAAAAACCTTCGGATAGAATATCCATCCCGTCACGGTATACATGCTGCGGTTAAATCACTGTCGTTCTCTATTGAGCGTGGTGAAATTGTGGGTGTGGTGGGTGAGTCTGGTGCAGGTAAGTCGACGGTAGGTAATGCCGTTATTGATCTGCTGAGTCCTCCAGGGCAAATCGCCAGTGGTGATGTGTATCTTGATGGAACCAAAATTTCTGGGCTAACGCCGGAGCAAATGCGTCAGGTACGTGGTGCCAAAATTGGATTTATTTTCCAAGATCCGATGACGTCGCTAAACCCACTCTTTACGGTGGAACAGCAGCTTACGGAAACTATCGTAACCAACTTAAAAGTCACTCAGCAAGAAGCGTACAAGCGTGCATTAACCTTGATGGAGCAGGTAGGTATTCCACAACCAGAGCTACGTATTAAACAGTATCCACACCAATTTTCTGGTGGCATGCGCCAACGTGTGGTGATTGCAATCGCGCTAGCTGGTGAGCCGGATCTAATCATTGCCGATGAGCCAACGACAGCACTGGATGTGTCGATTCAAGATCAGATCTTAACCCTTATCCGTGATTTATGTGTGCAGAAGAACGTCGGCTGTATGTTGGTGACGCACGATATGGGCGTGGTGTCGAATGTGACTGATCGTGTAGCGGTGATGTATCGCGGCGATCTGGTGGAGTTTGGTACAACCGAGCAAGTACTTCACCGTCCAGAGCATCCATATACTCAAAGTTTGATCTCTGCAGTTCCGCGCTCTGATATTAAATTAAAGCGTTTTCCACTCGTTAGTTACATCGAAAAGGCAGAAGAAACACCACCACTGGATGTGAAAAATCACTGGTTGGGGCAACGCCAAGAGCAGCGTGATTATTCTGGTGCGTTGTTAAATGTAGAAAACGTAAGCCTGCGTTTTATCACTAAAGATTCGCTGTTTGAAAGCCGTCGTGAATATGTGCAAGCCAACAATGATGTGAGCTTTCAAGTTTTTGAAGGGGAAACCTTTGGTCTGGTAGGGGAATCTGGTTCAGGTAAATCGACTATTGCTCGCGTGATCTCAGGTTTATATCCACCGAATGAAGGCAAGGTGACATTCGAAGGCATTGATTTAACGTCGTTGAAGAGTGAGTCTGAGCGTCGTCCGTTGCGTCGTCAAATGCAGATGGTATTTCAAAATCCGTATACGTCGATGAACCCAAGGATGCGCATTTTCGACATTATCGCTGAGCCTATTCGCTTCCACAAACTGACCGAGAACGAAGCGCAGACACGCCAAATCGTACATGACTTATTGGATCATGTCGGCTTAGGACGTGCCGCTGGGGTGAAATATCCTCATGAGTTTTCTGGTGGTCAGCGTCAACGTATTTCCATTGCTCGCGCATTGGCAACACGTCCACGTCTGCTGATTTGTGATGAGCCAACTTCTGCACTCGATGTATCAGTACAGGCTCAGATCCTGAACTTGCTAAAAGATCTGCAAGATGAGCTCAACCTTACCATGTTGTTTATTAGCCACGATTTGCCAGTGATCCGCCAAATGTGTGATCGCATTGGGGTGATGCAAAAGGGCACCTTGTTAGAAGTGGCACCAACCGAGCAGTTATTTACCTCACCACAACATGCGTACAGCCAACACTTAATTTCACTAATGCCTGAGTTTAAGGGAATTAGTCAAAATGGATTAAAAAGCGCTTAA
- a CDS encoding c-type cytochrome — MDFSFRHYLFAILTGFAVAGTAVATDMSNEAIAERIKPVGNLYLEGEAPVVEVAADHRSGEAVYNTFCAACHTSGVMGSPKKGVASDWTERLAKGKDVLADHAINGFNAMPAKGSCMDCSDEEIVAAIDHMIAGL; from the coding sequence ATGGATTTTTCTTTTCGACACTATTTATTTGCTATTTTAACTGGATTCGCCGTTGCTGGTACTGCAGTCGCAACCGACATGTCTAATGAAGCAATTGCTGAGCGGATCAAACCAGTTGGTAATTTATACCTAGAAGGTGAAGCCCCAGTGGTTGAAGTCGCTGCAGATCATCGGAGCGGTGAAGCTGTTTATAATACCTTTTGTGCCGCGTGTCATACCTCTGGCGTGATGGGTTCACCGAAAAAAGGCGTTGCCAGTGATTGGACAGAACGTCTAGCTAAGGGTAAAGACGTGTTAGCTGATCACGCGATTAATGGTTTTAATGCCATGCCAGCGAAAGGCTCTTGTATGGATTGTAGCGATGAAGAGATCGTTGCAGCTATTGATCACATGATTGCAGGTCTATAA
- a CDS encoding IS110 family transposase, translated as MSTIHILGIDLGKHCFHAVAHNYAGKEVLRKKYNRSQLLKFLSNLETTTIAFEACGGAHWLARKCADFGHQVQLIPPQYVKPYVKGNKNDFIDAAAIAEAASRPSMRFVAVKSEEAQVIAVIHRIRDGFIKERTACMSRIGAILLEFGLSLPTGHAKMKMLFQWIADQKYQTLPQSLMYELSLIHAHYLYLNEQIKIQDTKLKQLAEQHELAKLLKTVPGIGDLTATLCVADVSAASNFSNGRNMAAWLGLVPRQYSTGGKTKLLGVSKRGNKHLRTLFIHGARAVLSRLETTGKVFGQWLVDLRASKPFNVVVVALANKLARIAWAVLYHRQAFKTASQS; from the coding sequence ATGTCTACTATCCACATCTTAGGTATCGATTTAGGTAAACACTGCTTTCATGCTGTCGCACACAATTACGCAGGTAAAGAGGTGCTACGTAAGAAATATAATCGAAGCCAACTTCTAAAGTTTCTCTCAAATTTAGAAACCACCACTATCGCATTTGAAGCATGTGGTGGTGCACATTGGTTAGCCCGTAAATGTGCTGATTTTGGGCATCAAGTTCAACTCATTCCTCCTCAGTATGTAAAACCTTATGTGAAAGGCAATAAAAATGACTTCATTGATGCTGCAGCTATCGCTGAAGCAGCAAGTCGACCTTCCATGCGCTTTGTTGCTGTTAAATCAGAAGAAGCACAAGTCATTGCTGTCATTCATCGTATCCGTGATGGTTTTATTAAGGAGCGAACAGCCTGTATGTCTCGTATCGGAGCGATATTGTTAGAGTTTGGACTGAGCTTGCCTACAGGACATGCGAAAATGAAGATGCTTTTTCAGTGGATAGCAGACCAAAAATATCAAACTCTTCCACAAAGTCTTATGTACGAATTAAGCTTAATTCACGCACATTATTTGTATCTTAATGAGCAGATAAAAATACAAGATACGAAGTTGAAACAGCTAGCTGAGCAACATGAATTGGCTAAGTTATTAAAAACTGTGCCTGGCATCGGTGATTTAACAGCAACCCTATGTGTGGCAGATGTTAGTGCCGCCAGTAACTTTTCAAATGGAAGGAATATGGCTGCTTGGTTAGGGTTAGTGCCTCGACAATACTCTACGGGAGGTAAAACAAAGTTACTTGGGGTGAGTAAACGAGGAAATAAACATCTCCGGACATTATTCATTCATGGCGCAAGAGCTGTATTATCAAGGTTAGAGACAACGGGTAAAGTCTTCGGACAATGGCTGGTAGATTTAAGAGCCAGTAAGCCATTCAATGTGGTTGTTGTCGCATTGGCTAACAAATTAGCAAGAATAGCTTGGGCGGTGTTATACCACCGCCAAGCGTTTAAGACTGCATCGCAGTCATAA